In Massilia forsythiae, one DNA window encodes the following:
- a CDS encoding GH35 family beta-galactosidase, with the protein MTTPFFRRAALCAFLAAAGLHTVSIAAATAAEMPRLVEQNGRHALLVDGAPFLVLGGQAQNSSNYPAALPKVWEALKDAHANTLEIPVAWEQIEPREGKFDFGYVDTLVAQARQNGMRLVLLWFGTWKNTGPSYTPEWVKFDNTRFPRMVDKDGKTSYCLSPLGEATLAADKKAFVALMEHVRKIDADKKTVIMVQVENEVGTYGVARDYGARGQAAFAQPVPAAVLAQQPAPAGRPAQGNWSEVYGDYAEQYFHSWAIASYIEEIAKAGRAVYDLPMYVNNALRDPQPLDDPRAPLPWRANFASGGPTYDVIGIYKAAAPHIDFAAPDIYMPESNKVSAILASFQRRDNALMVPEMGNAEGYARYVYQIIGKGALGVAPFGIDYAEYSNYPLGAKYIDRRMVEPFAKIYKVFAPMGRTWAKWALAGRTWGVAEGDDRAPQTVEMNGWKATLSFREFQFGEREYLRDKTEFAAGTEHPSGGVAIAQVGPDEFVLIGQQIRVKLSGLGANKEKPSMYARVEEGRFDKDGKWVMERNWNGDQTDYGLNLPATPTVLKVRMGTY; encoded by the coding sequence ATGACTACCCCATTTTTCCGCCGCGCCGCCCTGTGCGCGTTCCTGGCCGCTGCCGGCCTCCATACAGTGTCAATCGCCGCTGCGACCGCCGCCGAGATGCCGCGCTTGGTCGAGCAGAACGGCCGCCACGCCCTGCTGGTCGACGGCGCCCCGTTCCTGGTGCTGGGCGGCCAGGCCCAGAACTCCAGCAACTATCCGGCCGCGCTGCCCAAGGTGTGGGAAGCGCTCAAGGACGCCCACGCCAACACCCTCGAGATCCCGGTGGCCTGGGAACAGATCGAGCCGCGCGAAGGCAAGTTCGACTTCGGCTACGTCGACACCCTGGTGGCGCAGGCGCGCCAGAACGGCATGCGCCTGGTGCTGCTGTGGTTCGGCACCTGGAAGAATACCGGCCCGTCGTACACGCCGGAGTGGGTCAAGTTCGACAACACGCGCTTCCCGCGCATGGTCGACAAGGACGGCAAGACCAGCTACTGCCTGTCGCCGCTGGGCGAAGCCACGCTGGCGGCCGATAAAAAGGCCTTCGTGGCGCTGATGGAGCACGTCAGGAAAATCGACGCGGACAAGAAGACCGTGATCATGGTGCAGGTCGAGAACGAGGTCGGCACCTACGGCGTGGCGCGCGACTACGGCGCGCGCGGCCAGGCCGCCTTTGCCCAGCCGGTGCCCGCCGCCGTGTTGGCGCAACAGCCGGCGCCGGCCGGCCGCCCGGCCCAGGGCAACTGGTCCGAGGTATACGGCGACTACGCCGAACAGTATTTCCACAGCTGGGCCATCGCCAGCTACATCGAGGAGATCGCCAAGGCCGGCCGCGCCGTGTACGACCTGCCGATGTACGTGAACAACGCGCTGCGCGATCCGCAGCCGCTGGACGACCCGCGCGCGCCGCTGCCGTGGCGCGCCAACTTCGCCAGCGGCGGCCCGACCTACGACGTGATCGGCATCTACAAGGCCGCCGCGCCGCACATCGACTTCGCCGCGCCCGACATCTACATGCCGGAATCGAACAAGGTCAGCGCCATCCTGGCCAGCTTCCAGCGCCGCGACAATGCGCTGATGGTGCCGGAAATGGGCAATGCCGAAGGCTATGCGCGCTACGTCTACCAGATCATCGGCAAGGGCGCACTGGGCGTGGCGCCGTTCGGCATCGACTACGCCGAATACAGCAACTACCCGCTCGGCGCGAAATACATCGACCGCCGCATGGTCGAGCCGTTCGCGAAGATCTACAAGGTGTTCGCGCCGATGGGACGCACCTGGGCCAAATGGGCGCTGGCCGGCCGCACCTGGGGCGTGGCCGAAGGCGACGACCGCGCGCCGCAGACGGTGGAGATGAACGGCTGGAAGGCGACCCTGTCGTTCCGCGAATTCCAGTTCGGCGAGCGCGAATACCTGCGCGACAAGACCGAATTCGCCGCCGGTACCGAGCACCCGTCGGGCGGCGTGGCGATCGCCCAGGTCGGCCCGGACGAGTTCGTGCTGATCGGGCAGCAGATCCGTGTCAAGCTGTCCGGGCTGGGGGCCAACAAGGAGAAGCCGTCGATGTACGCGCGCGTGGAAGAAGGGCGCTTCGACAAGGACGGCAAGTGGGTCATGGAGCGCA